The Natronobacterium texcoconense genome includes the window GGCGACATCACCCAGTTCTACGACGTCTTGCTCGGCGAGCAGGCCCAGAACGGCTCCTGGGGCTCGGCCAAGGAACAGGGTCGAATCGCCGCAGTCAACATGGCAGCGGACGACGAGGCAGAGGAGTTCGAGTGGGTCTCCTCGTACTCGATCACGCACTTCGACTTCCCGTTCCTTTCCTTCGGTCATCCGACGCTGGGCGACGAACACGCCGAACGCCGCTACAGCGACACCGAGTGGCGACGTATCGCGTTCAAGGACGGCAAGATCGTCGGCGGCGTCCTCATCGGCGACCTCTCCCCACAGAGCAAGTTCAAACAGCTCATGCGCGAACAGCGCGAGGTCGCAGACCAGGCCGAAGTACTCTTAGAACAGTCCGTCGACCTGGACAATCTCGCCCCGACCCAGGAAAAGTAGCGTAGACGACCCGGAACCGACGTTCGTTCTTTCGAGACGATTCGACGATCCGGTTTCCCCTTCGATTCCCAGTCGTGACTCTGTATCGGCTGACTTCCCTATCCGAACGGGTCAGCGGACGATCGTCACCGGAACCGGCGCACGGCGAACGACCCTCTCGGCCACGCTCCCCAGCAGCACCCGCGAGACGCCCGTCCGCCCGTGGCTGCCGACGACGATTCGATCGACGGCGTTTGCCGTCGCGTACTCGACGACTGCGTCGGCGGGCCGTCCCTCGAGTAGCTCCGTTTCGATCGATACGTCGTGTGCTGTAGCGCGGTCGCGAGCGGCCTCGAACAGTTCCGTCGCTTCCTCGCGGCGGCGGTCACGCATCGCGTCGGTACCGAGATGTGCGAACTCGCCGTAGCTGCTCTCGGTGAGATCCATCACGTGAACGACGGTGATCTCGGCCTCGGGGTGTTCCGAGAGCGCGTGCTCGATCGCCGCCCACCCAGGTTCGGAGTCGTCGAGCGCGACGAGCAGGTGCATACCTGTGGGTACGGAGAGCAGTCACTTGAGTGTGAGCAACGCTGCCAGACCGCATCCGTGTATAGGGCTTGCACAGACAACCTGCGGAACGAAATGAGTCGGCGGGATAGACTTGCGGAAGCGTCTCATGAGCACGAAAGAGCCGCGGGAGGCCGACATTCTTCGGCCGATCAAGACAACGTCGTCGAAGTATTACGCGGCGGTCGGTATCGCTGGACTGGCATTCCTGATCTTCCTCGTGGGCTGGGCCTACCAGCTCTGGGAAGGACTGGTCGTGACAGGCCTGTCGGACTGGGGGACCGGTGGCGGCGTCACCTGGGGGGTGTACATCGGCGCGTTCATCTGGTGGGTCGGGATCGCCCACGGTGGGATCATCCTCTCGGCAGCGGTTCGCCTGCTCGGAATGGACCGGTACATGCCGGTCGCTCGACTCGCCGAAATGCTCACGCTCGCCGGCCTCTCAGCGGCTGGCTTCTACATTATCGTCCACATGGGCCGTCCGGATCGAATGGTCACGAGCGTCATCGGCCACTACCACATCACGGTCCACAACTCGCCGCTGGTGTGGGACGTGACTGTCATTACGGCCTACTTCGTGCTGACCGCGACCTATCTCGGCCTGACGTTGCGGTACGACATCTCGCGGCTGCGCGGCCAGTTACCGGACCACTTCGGACCGATCTATAGCCTCATCACGATCGGCTACAGCGAGCGAGAAGACCGAGTCGTCCAGCGAATGGTCTGGTGGCTCGCGCTGGCGATCATCATCATGGCACCCCTCTTGCTGCACGGCGGCGTCATTCCGTGGCTGTTCGCGGTGTTACCGACGTATCCGCGCTGGTTCGGTGGCGTCCAGGGGCCGCAGTTCCTCACCATCGCGCTCACGTCGGCCATCAGCGGCGTCATCATCCTCTCCTATGCCTTCCGTCGTGCCTACGACTGGGAACACATCATCACCGACGACATCTTCCGCGGCCTGACGCTGTGGCTCGGCTTCTTCTCGCTGCTGTTCCTCTGGCTACAGCTTCAGCAGGTTACCGCCGGCACGTTCTTCCCACCAGTCGACCTCGAGGTCGCGTGGGCTGCGACGGTCGAGCACCCGATCTACATCTTCTCGATGAGCCTCGTCCTCGCCGTCCTCGCGTTCATCTTCGCCCAGACGCTCCGCCCCTCGCTTTTCTCCAAGGAACGGGCCATCGTCTGTGCGGTCGCGATCCTCTCCGCAACGCTGCTCGAGAAGGTGCTGTTCGTCGTCGAAGGCTTCCTCCACCCGTCGTTCGAGATCTACTACGCGACGCCGGGGACGTACGTGCCGAGTCTGATCGAAATCGCCTCGATCACCGGGACTATCGGCATGGTGGCGCTTTTCTTCCTCTCGATCGCGAAGGTCGTTCCCGTCGTCGAGTTACACGCGATCGAGCACCTGCGCGAGGACCACGGCGAGGAGGGGAGTCACGACTAACCGTTAGCGCGAGAGTGTCATAGAACGGTTCTCGTGGTGTCTCTTTGGGCTGAACTATCCGTTCACTATACTTGCGAACTGAACGGTGGTTTTGCATCAAATATAAACTATGTTCGTCGAGTCGTGCTGAATACACAGCGCGAATCGGTCAATAGGGGCTCGCTGGTGAGCCCTACTCGATGTGCCGGGCAGGGGTGGAAACGCCAAATTCGTCGGCTGTGTCCGCAACAATTCCCTTCGCGGTATAAATATCCGGCTTGTAGTACAGTTCGTGGGTAACGTCGTGTGCTTCGCGGAGGTGTTCCCTGACGCGGAAAACATCTTGGCGGTCAAAATAATTCGGCGTATAGACCGTGAGGAGATAGTCGTCGTACATAGGAAGGTTCTCGTAGCCGAATGTCGTCATCGCCTTGACTGCCCAAATAGTTCCTGCTTCCGCGTCAGCGACGAGGTCAGGCCACAATTCGTCGATCCGCTCTGCTGACCCCGTGATTTGCCACTTCCCGATTGTCTTCTGCTCCTCGAGTGCGTCGCGGTCGATCTTCCGAACGGCTTCGCTGTCTGCTGCTGGCAAATCGTCGGACTGTACGTTCTTCGGCCGTGTAACGTCGTGTTCTGAAAAGTAGTCGTCACCTCCAATAGTCGGAGATTCACTTACGTCTCTACTTCGTAGCCAATACTGCTCTGTCTCGGTGATTTCGAGCGGTGATTGCATGGTTACTGCCAACTCAAATCGGGTTTTGATGGAATACCAATGTTCGCCATCCGATGTGAAAGTGAAATTATATCCACAAGTTGGCCAGGTTGTCCATACGAATAGAGTCCGATAGATTTGCTGCAGCCACACTCTCTATTCAGCACGCTATTCTCAACAGCTATCGGATGGATTGATCGCTACTCCGTTACCCACTCGACCAGTACTTACCGTTCGGCGAGCAATCGGTGGGTGGGTATGCGAACTGTTCTATGACACCCTCGTTAGCGCGGAAGCGCGACCGCGATCGATCGCAACCACGCCTCCCTGTCCTCGGCTTCGACCGCCGCGGATGCCGCGCCGGTGGCGTCGACGCCGCAGTCGAACGCTCGCTCGACGTCCTCACTCGTCCTGATTCCGCCGCCGACGAAGACCTTCGTCTCGGGTGACTCGTCGGCGACCAGCTCGACGAACGACTCGAGTCGCTCGGGATGTGTCCTGACCATCCCCTCCTCGGACGCGATATCGCCCGGCTGCTCGAAGAGCAGACAGTCCGGATCGAACGTGAGGGCTGCACGCCCTGTCTCGAGGCTGTCGACGCAGACGATCGACTCGAGTCCCAGTTCCGTACACCGATCGACGAGCGGGCCGACGTCGCCGAACGCGGCCTCGTTCTCGGGGTGGTTGACGAAGACGGCGTCGGCACCCGCTGCGGCGACGGCCTCGCACGTGACCGCGCCCATCCCGCCGTCTTCGCGGCGGACCGCGGTCTGGGCGACGACGGGGAGGTCGACGTGCTCGGCGACCAGCCGCAGGTCGGGCGACTGGGGTGCGACGGCGAACCGACGGCCGGTGTCGTCCGCGACGCGTTCGACGGCCTCTGCAAAGGCGAGGCCGTCCGCCCCGGCCGTCCCCTCGTAGGTCTTGACGTTGACCAGAAAGTACGGGTACGACAGTCCCATTCCCGCTACTCGGAGTACCCTTCCTGGAGGAAGGTACCTTCGGTCTCGTACATCGCGACGAGTTCCGCGACGAACTCCTCGGGTGACTGTCCCTCGTCGCGGTGGCTTTCGATGCGGTCCTTGAGGTCGTCGTCGATCTCGAGCGTGTGCGTCATGTGTCGACCCTCGGCGGTACTGTCGCTACCCGGCTTCATATACCCCAGGTGCGCGTTTGCACCGGTCGGGACGCGACGGCACCAGAACGAACATCGTCCACGTGGAAGCGCCACCGATGGATCCGATCGACGTTCGTGAGACCATACCTGCCCTCGAGTCGACCACCTACTGCAATTGGGGTGCAGGTGGTCCCAGCCCCCGACGAGTCGTCGACGCGGCGGCGTCGGCACTCGAGGACCACGAGTTTCGAGCACCCACGGCCGAGGGGATGTATCCGGCAGCGTTCGACGCCTACGACGAGTCCAGACGCCGCGTCGCCGACCTGCTCGAGGCCGACGAGAGCGAGATCGCACTCACCGAGAGCACGAGCGACGGCATCAACCGTATCGCGACGGCGTTCGACTGGAGCGACGACGACGTCGTCGTCCGAACGGACCTCGAGCATCCCGCCGGCGTACTGCCGTGGCAACGCCTCGAGCGCGAGTACGGCGTGGACGTGCGCGTGCTCGAGACCGAGTGCGGCCGCATCGACCTCGAGGACGTGAAAGCCCTCGCACCCGAAGCGACCCTGTTCTGTGTGAGTTCACTCACCTGGACTCACGGCACCCGGCTTCCGGTCGCCGACCTCGTCGATATCGCACACGACGGCGGCGCGTCCGTGCTGGTCGACGCCGTCCAGTCACCCGGTCAGGTCCCCGTCGACGTTCACGAGTGGGGTGCCGACTTCGTCGTCGGTGCCGGCCACAAGTGGCTCGTCGCACCCTTCGGCTCCGGCTTCCTCTACGTCCGCGAGGGGGCCGAACGGGATCTCGTTCCGGCCGCGATCGGCTACCGCAGCGTAGCCGACCCGGAGGCAGGCGAGTACCAGTACGAGACGGGCGCACGACGGTTCGAGGTCGGTACCGCGAGCCCGGTCGCCCACGCCGGACTGGTCGAGGCGATCGACCTGCTCGAGGCGGTCGGCCTCGAGACCGTCCAGTCACGGATCGAGTCACTCACCGATCGGCTCAAGGAAGGGGTTCCGAACGAGCAACTCTCGAGTCCACGGGAGTACGAGTCCGGACTCGTTACGATCGCAGTCGACGATCCCGACCGAACCGTCGACCGACTCGCCGACGAGGGCGTGATCGTGCGGTCGATTCCCGACGGTGGCCTCAGAGTCTCGCTTCACGCGTACAACACTCGAGAAGACGTCGATCGGGTGCTCGAGGCGCTGTAGTCGGTTCTGTTATGACTCCTCGTCCTCGTCGTCGCCCGCTCCCGCAGCGACCTCGAGCAGCGTCTTTCGTTCGTCGAAGTACGCCGGCGCGTCGGTGTCGGACTCGAACTCGACGACTCGAGCGATGGCCACCCGGTCCGTATCGACGTCGGTCTCGAGTTCCGCGGCGAGTTCGGTGTAGCCCGCGGCCAGTTCCTGGAACGCTTCCATTCGGCCGTGTTTTGCCTCGACGAGCAGCTGTTTCTCCTCGAGTTCGTCCTGGAGTTCTTCGATGGCCGCCAGGTCGACGTCGGATCCCGCGGGTGCGGTGACCGACGTCGGCGTCTCCGCCGCCTCGACGTCCCCGGGGAGCCCTTCGAGACGTGAGCGGATTTCGGCGGTTCGTTCGTCGATCTCGTCGAGCAGTTCGTCGGCTTCCGAGACCATCGTGTCGACGTGGCCCGAGAGCAGTCCGGCCTGGGTATGACAGTAATCGACGAGATCGTCGACCGCAAGAGTCGCGTCCGTGGGGTCGCGATCCCCGTCAGCGTCGTCCATGCGACCCCGTTCGTGCTGCCAGCCGAAGACACTTTGGACCGTCCCAGGACGCTTGTTTTGCTAGCACAC containing:
- a CDS encoding triose-phosphate isomerase, encoding MGLSYPYFLVNVKTYEGTAGADGLAFAEAVERVADDTGRRFAVAPQSPDLRLVAEHVDLPVVAQTAVRREDGGMGAVTCEAVAAAGADAVFVNHPENEAAFGDVGPLVDRCTELGLESIVCVDSLETGRAALTFDPDCLLFEQPGDIASEEGMVRTHPERLESFVELVADESPETKVFVGGGIRTSEDVERAFDCGVDATGAASAAVEAEDREAWLRSIAVALPR
- the nrfD gene encoding NrfD/PsrC family molybdoenzyme membrane anchor subunit encodes the protein MSTKEPREADILRPIKTTSSKYYAAVGIAGLAFLIFLVGWAYQLWEGLVVTGLSDWGTGGGVTWGVYIGAFIWWVGIAHGGIILSAAVRLLGMDRYMPVARLAEMLTLAGLSAAGFYIIVHMGRPDRMVTSVIGHYHITVHNSPLVWDVTVITAYFVLTATYLGLTLRYDISRLRGQLPDHFGPIYSLITIGYSEREDRVVQRMVWWLALAIIIMAPLLLHGGVIPWLFAVLPTYPRWFGGVQGPQFLTIALTSAISGVIILSYAFRRAYDWEHIITDDIFRGLTLWLGFFSLLFLWLQLQQVTAGTFFPPVDLEVAWAATVEHPIYIFSMSLVLAVLAFIFAQTLRPSLFSKERAIVCAVAILSATLLEKVLFVVEGFLHPSFEIYYATPGTYVPSLIEIASITGTIGMVALFFLSIAKVVPVVELHAIEHLREDHGEEGSHD
- a CDS encoding putative phosphothreonine lyase domain-containing protein, translated to MQSPLEITETEQYWLRSRDVSESPTIGGDDYFSEHDVTRPKNVQSDDLPAADSEAVRKIDRDALEEQKTIGKWQITGSAERIDELWPDLVADAEAGTIWAVKAMTTFGYENLPMYDDYLLTVYTPNYFDRQDVFRVREHLREAHDVTHELYYKPDIYTAKGIVADTADEFGVSTPARHIE
- a CDS encoding universal stress protein; translated protein: MHLLVALDDSEPGWAAIEHALSEHPEAEITVVHVMDLTESSYGEFAHLGTDAMRDRRREEATELFEAARDRATAHDVSIETELLEGRPADAVVEYATANAVDRIVVGSHGRTGVSRVLLGSVAERVVRRAPVPVTIVR
- a CDS encoding DUF7557 family protein, translating into MTHTLEIDDDLKDRIESHRDEGQSPEEFVAELVAMYETEGTFLQEGYSE
- a CDS encoding aminotransferase class V-fold PLP-dependent enzyme, whose translation is MDPIDVRETIPALESTTYCNWGAGGPSPRRVVDAAASALEDHEFRAPTAEGMYPAAFDAYDESRRRVADLLEADESEIALTESTSDGINRIATAFDWSDDDVVVRTDLEHPAGVLPWQRLEREYGVDVRVLETECGRIDLEDVKALAPEATLFCVSSLTWTHGTRLPVADLVDIAHDGGASVLVDAVQSPGQVPVDVHEWGADFVVGAGHKWLVAPFGSGFLYVREGAERDLVPAAIGYRSVADPEAGEYQYETGARRFEVGTASPVAHAGLVEAIDLLEAVGLETVQSRIESLTDRLKEGVPNEQLSSPREYESGLVTIAVDDPDRTVDRLADEGVIVRSIPDGGLRVSLHAYNTREDVDRVLEAL